From the Hoplias malabaricus isolate fHopMal1 chromosome 6, fHopMal1.hap1, whole genome shotgun sequence genome, the window tccgggtaaaagaggacgtctagtCACCCTAGCATACAAGATACGTGAGTACTGCTGAATGCCAGTGTCAGCAGTGTATGTAGCAAACTAAAAGTAGCTATAAATACACTAATTAGGAGAGGGTTCTACAAACCTTTATAAATGTAGTGTTTTACATGCTGAAGaacaaacaatgtaaaaaaaaaaaaaatgagcagCAGCGCAAATTGATTTCAgtgtaataataaatgtaaaatattttcctGTGGGAAATTAGCCTGACATTTTTGGTCTGACATTCTAAAAATGGGTTAAAAGACTTTAAGATCaatgtattcagtatgtgtttaaaatatCCATCAATCTGTCAAGTTAAACAATGCAACTGTACTCTGAACTTCGTCTCTAACATCAatttggggtgggggtggtgggtGTTAACAAAGAAAAGGCGGAGAGTCACCTGAATTTTAACCTTCTTAAAATTCTATTATCAGCAGTACATCACAATTCAAATGTCTGCCCCCTCCCccggttcacacacacacacacacacacacaaccaaaaaGCTGTTTCAGAGCAGAACTCACCAAAGAAGTCTCATTTCCAAAGAAATAGATGGTATCCAATCCCTCCCCCTCCAGTACCTCCAGACATAATCGCTTATCCCAGCCTTCAGGAAATATATCAAAACTGATCAATCCccctacatacacacaaagagagagagagagagagagagagagagagagagagagagagagagagagagagagaaaaagaaaaaagaaaggcagagagaaaatagtcaaataattaaaataattatagctCTCTCTATGGGCAGAATGGCTACTTTTCTCGCCCATTAGTCTGGCACTAGCCAACAAAGGTGTCTGTCACTTAACACAAAAGAACTGAGCAATTTAGCATTCTCTTTCAAGTGTCTTGAACTGCCCAATGTTGTTGTTGGAAAAGGTGCAGTGGCTGAATTCATGCCTTAAAGGAAGCATATCAGGTTTCCCAGCATGTTATAGTTATAGTTTTACACTTCAAAACAACCTTAAATCACATTTGAGCTACTGTACATAACAAAATGTATTCTTGACTAAGCATATCATTCACAAACATCTCCCTGTACACACCAGTCCCAGACCTGTCCATGACCCTGACCCTCTTAAAAACACTACAACATACAAACAAGCACCTTTAGATTTATCACTGAAAGCGGCACCACTGCCTCCTCAAAACAGCTCAACAATTTATGACTTGACCACACCATTAAAATCCCAAAAGTGTTGCTCAATTAAAAGGGGACAACAGCCGGGGGAGGGCTGTCAGGACAGAGGGGAGACTTCAGGAATGCtgggaaaatgacattcttttaGCACAAAGACTCACCATTAAAGCTCGTTTGCTTTATCCTATCTTTAGAAACAAAACGTTTCAacacaacccagtaaacaaggaacgtccctggacgttcaaaataggtctaaaagtagtctgtccgtcaaggacatataatggacgtccaaattccatcttaataagttagttaagtggtgaccaatcgataacgtcagtggacgtccaaaatgcgttttatacaagtaatttatttcgggaccaattaataacgtcaatggacgtccaaaatacgtgtaatagtcgtcttttcaatgtctgtgtttcaactttcattttcaaccttaagagaacgttgtttagacggcagtcattacgttgtttcaacgttgaatcaatggctaaatgtttactgggaagctTTAACTATAGTTTGAAATTTCATTGAGATGCTAAAATAGTTAGCACTGAAAAAACACTAAGTATCGCATCTTCAATGTCACCATGGTCAACACTTAATGAACACTAAACCCCTGAATGCTAATATAATCAAATTGATTATTTATAAAGTGCTTTTTATTAACAAATAAGATTGCAGGTTTGACTCCTGGTGATGCCACACCAGTCCAATAGAGCAGAACCGTTCTCGCTCTTTCTGATTGTTTAGCATGGTATCACACGACTAAAAAGTGTGTGTTCTCCAAATGTGCTGAGCTGTGCATTGACACTGTGTAAGCAGCAGTTTAAGAATATGTGGGGACAAATTCACATaaaaaagaagtgtgtgtgtgtgtgtgacagattATTAAACTAATTGTTTGCAATGTTTTATTAGCAACAAATGCATTCCAATATCTagatttgtaaatatatttttgtgtgcGCACACATTTATTACGATTTAAAGATTCTGTTCAGGACTTGCaggtattaaaaataaacagtgctgcgtttgctgtgtgtgtgtgtgcgtttgtgtagCTAGATGACTACTGACTCTATGGCTACTATTTACCCTTTCACCATTCACTGATATCCAGCTCTCAGCGTGTACTCTGATTGCATGGACAACAccagtacagtgtgtgtgtgacttttcTTAACTAGATGACAAAATAACACTTCTTCAACTGTTATGATTTATATTATGGTGCCATTAAAGTTAGTGTAAGATTAGTGTTCGCCTTAGGGTacaagtaaaaatattaaaattcacGTCTCCAAGAAATGAATGGACGTTTATGTAATGTCCCCTGCAAACATACagatagggtgtgtgtgtgtgtgtacacatctTGGCAGGTTTCCATGCTTCAAATGGGACAGCAGCTTTGTTCTCTTATCTGTTTGAGGATTGCAGTTCTTTCTTAAAACACATACACTACTCACAGATATTTGAGTACACCTTGCTTTTGAATTTTTTATGCAAAAAAATACctgtaaaatattttcaatCCTAAAACAGCTACAGGTAATGATGACTTTGGTtcaatcaatttttttttcagaggttTGCATCATGTCTTTAACACCTATAAATCTACACACCAGAAAAAACGCTAAATGggacattatttaaaatcactgtgagtGCATTAGCTTATTAACATTTTGATCTAGAGCTCCTACATACAAAAGTGGTACATGCCTAGAACAGCCTCTGAGATCTCTGAGTGAtgcaaacccagtaaacaaggaacgtccctggacgtttaAAATacgtctaaaagtagtctgtccgtcaaggacatattttaaacgtcaatggacgtccaaaatccatcttaataagttagttaagtggtgaccaatcgataacgtcagtggacgtccaaaacgcgttttatacaagtaatttatttcgggaccaattaataacgtcaatggacgtccaaaatacgtctaatagtcatcttttcaatgtctgtgtttggacgtcttttcaactttcattttcaaccttaagagaacgttgattagacggcagtcattacgttatttcaacgttgaatcaacggctaattgtttactgggaacctGTTTATAAACCTCTacatttagaaataaatatcCCAGCTTCTACAAAACCTACATTTTGTAGCCATTATTTGCTCATTTTCTGTCCACATTAtaaagaatattacagaaagatttCTCATAACTGTATTTATGTTAGATGACAAACATTTTTACTCTAACATCCTTCAAAAGTTTGGATGTCTTACAAACGCCTGTGAAAGTGGCAGTAAAAATCATTGCCTTGTTAGTGTGCTGCTTATTCACTATTACAGAAGTATTTTGCAAGAAATAAGCAGTAAATAATAGGCGCAGGGCTCATAAGATGAAGTCAgaaaggtggaggaggatgtGAACATAGAAGTgcggactaattgcatattcatatatttacacATACTAAATGAAGAATAAGATTATAATTTAGAGTTATATCTAAGCCATGTTTAAGgcttatttttttccaaatttctAAATTCACATTCACAAGGGCATGCACACACCCACCCTTTTTTGCCTGTTGTCCAATAAATAATACAAGTATTTATAAGAACGCTATCAAATAAATtgtgaaaaatatgttgtttgcaaacaaacaaaaaaaaccaaacaaacaaaaaacaaacaaaaacccaaacaaacaaaataccaaaaacaaacaaacaaaaccaaaataaacaaaataccacaaacaaacaaaaacaaacaaaaaaaacaaataaaccatgCATATAGTGGCACCATAAAACATTTGATGAAGCTCAGTGAGAAATGACACCCTAACTTTTGGACGGggcggtgggggggggggggggggggggtccactGACCAGTTTGCTTTCTGATCACATGCATTGTTGCACTAATAGAGGGAGAAACATAGGGAGGTGCCAGGAGTCTTTTTTTActactctctctatctctttctctcacttcctcCCTCGTTCTTCTCCGTGTGCTACGTGCCACACTCTTGGGTCTGTATGGTTACCATCCTTCCTCAGTTAAAGAAAAACTGCATCTAAAGAGCCTTTCTAACTCTCTTTATTTGAAcaccagacaaacacacacatgttcaaCTCCTAGGGCTCACAATGCCTGGTTTGTTAATCATTATCGTAATTCTGATCCAGATGCAGCAGAAGACTGAACGTCCTTTTGAACATTCTCAGAAACCACAAACAATTCACTTCCTCCAACAACAGCATAAAACCTCTTTAGTCAAAACAATGCACTGTTAAATGGGAATTAcctatattttaaatattcacaatTTAATTGGTAAACAAAGTGTTCTGAGTTGAAATTcgctcattcattttctgtaaccgctccATCCTTTCAATGTATACGCAAAGTATCATACGTATTACAGTTTGACGATTTCTAATAATACACAGACAACAAAGTCAATAAAATCTTTAAACCAATTTGTTTTAGATCTCAGTGACACAATTATAAAGAAATTCTCTTTAAATATGCTAAAAAAATCATGGTAGAGTCACATTGTTATCATTGTTAACCATTATACTGCATTGTGTCCATATCCCGCAGCccagcacacacatacacccacacacacacacattctcttggAATTACATCCTTCTAAATGACCTTATTGCATCAGTGCCTTAGCGATGAAACAGCAGCTGGAGAAACCTTCACCAATCAGAAGGCTGGGTTTCAACACACACCTCCCAGACACTGCCCCTATAGTTTCGCACTGAACCACACAAATgcagggaaaaaacaaaacaaagccagggtgtgtgtctctgtctccctccctctcacccGCTCAGATTATTGATGGCGttagtggtgtgtgtctgtgggaggctctgtgtgtgtgtgtgtgtgtgtgtgtgtgtatttgtttgtatgAAGGTAGTTTCATGCTGTTAGGAAAGAACATTTTTAACACTTTGAGGTCTCAGCTTAATGTTAACATCTTAATGGGGAATTTCTACGTATTTGCTTAATTTActgttattaataaattataaaacataagtaGAAAATGTGCAATAAACCAAATAGGAGAGTCCCATATTAATGCCATgccatttttacagaaatgctAAAAAGAAGAGTGATAGTTAAGGGTAATGCCCAAAAAAACAGCTCTGTTTTCATTTGTACACACATGTATTGTATTCCTGAAGGAACGTAGGAAGGATGTTTCTAAACCTGTAATTATACAGCAATTATCATGCAGCCTTCTTTGCACTGTGCATCTGAGTGCACAATTACTGTTGCTTTTCCATAACTCAGTGTTCTAACTTTGATCGGTGATTGTCACACTGCTCATTCAtcatttctgtgtctgtgtttaatgaGGCTTGCATTAATTGTGTACCTTTgccctgtacacacactctctctctctgccggGTCATTGCACTGATGTTTACATCCTGTCcaacattttaaagctgtcttTTATCATCTTTAACAGTTTaatgacttgtgtgtgtgtgtgtgtgtgtgtgtgtgtgtgtgtatgtgcaggtAATGTGCAAGACTAAGACACactacttttattaatttatttaaattcagtttcctccgggtgactgtctgtgaggagtgtggtgtgttctccctgtgtccgcgtgggtttcctccgggtgactgtctgtgaggagtgtggtgtgttctccctgtgtctgcgtgggtttcctccgggtgactgtctgtgaggagtgtggtgtgttctccctgtgtctgcgtgggtttcctccgggtgactgtctgtgaggagtgtggtgtgttctccctgtgtccgcgtgggtttcctccgggtgactgtctgggaggagtgtggtgtgttctctctgtgtctgcgtgggtttcctcagggtgactctctgtgaggagtgtggtgtgttctccctgtgtctgcgtgggtttcctcagggtgactctctgtgaggagtgtggtgtgttctccctgtgtctgcgtgggtttcctccgggtgactgtctgtgaggagtgtggtgtgttctccctgtgtccgcgtgggtttcctccgggtgactgtctgtgaggagtgtggtgtgttctcccagtgtctgtgtgggtttcctctgggtgctccggtttcctcccacagtccaaaaacacacgttggtaggtggattgtctttattacagctttcattatttttcaaaatttttgAAGTTTGCTTTGAATATCTGCAAGCATATTCtctaaagttcagtcttagaagtttgACTTAGAAGTAAGctactaatttaaaaaaaaaatggactgATCTGAGACCGAATTCTGGAagtgtataaaaatataatcttGCAAACgtttttgaaaaactgaaagcaattCAACATAAATCCTGAAACATTTCATAATCAGTTATGTAAGCTGTGTGCCTGggtaatttgtgtgtgtgtgcatgtgtaattgcttgtgtgtgcgcgtgcgtgcgCTGTGCTATCTCATTGAGCTCCTGATGGGACTCTGCGAAAAACAACAGTACGTGAGCTTGACTGCATAGAAAAGTGCTTTGCAGATCATTAACCGCCTTAAAAAGCAGTGGCAAGAGTGAGACGAGACAGCTGTGTGAAGACAAACATCCTGACTCAggacacacagggagaactttGACCTGAGCCTCAATAACACCCTATACCCAGAGTAACAAATATTTACATCTCAAAAGAGAGCAGGGTTAAGACAGTTTACCtagatttttatgttttaaaatgcagCTGCTTATTTCAGCCAGGACCTGATGCAATAGCAAATACTATTATagtattgttcattcattcattcattatctgtaagcgcttatccagttcagggtcacggtgggtccagagcctacgtggaatcattgggcgcaaggtgggaatacaccctggagggggcgccaatccttcacagggcaacacacacacattcactcacacctacggacactattgagtcgccaatccacctaccaacatgtatttttggactgtgggaggaaacaggagctcccggaggaaacccatgtggacagagggagaacaccaaactcctcacagacagtcactaggagcgggaatcgaaccctcaaccttcaggtccctgaagctgtgtgactgcaacactacctgctgcgccaccgagcCCATTATAGTATTGTATAAtatgaaaattaatttttattattttattttattaagacACTAACATGTCACTGAATTGCTCAACATGCTCAAACCTAGAGCATTTTACATCACAGTGTGCACGCCCTCCAACTAGTGCGTCCCAATAATTCGCCTCATTACGACAGACACCCGTTAGAATGCTGcctacttaaacagctgtctacgTAGTCAGTGCCTATTattaggcagctcactaggttttgggacagacctatcCGTTTATGCCGACTAACAGGCACACTATATGACTAGCTGCAGCACATAGGTAGGCCTAGTCAGACCACCTTGAACTGCAATTAAAGCAACATCACTGGACAGACtgacatgcttggaggagaacactaactgccaatTTTTTCAAGTCAGCCAACAGCCATAAGTAATTATGCCGGGGTGGTGGGGGGCATCTTACCCACTCAGATAAGAGCAAGTCCAATTGTGCTGTCTTTGAACCCTGGCTAAAAGTGGCTAAGAATTTCCTTGAATTGACCTGATGGGGACAGTGCTTAGACGGTTTCCCATATGACCTCCGGAATATGTCTGGAGCGTCATGTTTGGAGttgccctttcacacatgtagagGAGATTTCCCATGTCAGATGCATTCTCACTATAGGatattttctgtgttgtttAGGCATTGGGAGGTATGTGTAGCATGTGCAGGAGGCACAGCATGAACCTACTATGAATTCTCTGGACCACTACCTGATTCACCCATGGGCACAATGGATACTGGGCTTAAGTCTTAAAGGGGCTCTTTATTCATACTTACACTAAATCCACATACCCAACACAAGGAGCTAATTACACAGCAGAGGAATGTagacaataaaaacattacaccaAGTGGTTTGGAGGAATTTTTGCTTTTGAAGAAGGCTGGTGACTTACCTCGAGTGAACCTCAGCCCCTTTCCTGCAAACTCCTTCTGTAGGGCAGCTACAAACTTCTCTCTGATCTTCTCTTTctgtgtggaggagagagagagagagagagagagagcataggattacatagttcattcattcattcattcattcattcattatctgtaactgcttatccagttcagggttgtggtgggtccagagcctggaaccattgggcgcaagtcgggaacacaccctggagggggcgccagtccttcacagggcaatacacacactcacacattcactcacacactcacacctacggacacttttgagtcgccaatccacctaccaatgtgtgtttttggactgtgggaggaaaccagagcacccggaggaaacccacgcggacacaggaaaaacacaccaactaGTATTGCAGTTAAGTTATGCAAATGAACAAATTTGTTTAGCAATGATTATTCAACATCTCACACTACTTCTAGATCAATAATGGTCAGTTTATTATAAtcataaacttttaaaaacatataaaaatacacaGATATAAATTTAGGAATATGTTTGTTGTATGTTACAACGTTCAACATGATTCTAAAGTCCAGCTTTTAGCAGAAAACATAAATGATTAAACTTATATTTCGCTGTCTGTGGTTCTATTAACGTCAGTGACTTgtatgttttaaataggccATCTGGACAGGAGAGAACTGTTGGtgccctctccctctctctatggAGCCTGTGCCTGTGTTTCATCAAGGTCAATTAGAAGCTAAATCAGATCAAATTCTAAACATATATAGTATTTTAAAAATCTCTTGAGGCTCAGTGGCTAAACTGAGTTGACAGTTTactttttctgaattttattgaACAGAAAATATTAGGAGGACTGATTTGTGTTAAAATTTttacccagagagagagagagagagaggtcccTGGGACTCCAGCCATAGATAGCTGATCAAACCTACAATCTCCTTGTTTCTGTCATCAATTCTATACACTACATGCTTAATTTACAATGAAAATTATACTGTGCTGCATATCACACTCTGCAGCCGAATTCCTGTGAGGCAAACTGTATTGTCTTGTGTGTGCTGAAGTCAGACTGTACAGTAAAGATGTTCTGATGACCCACAGGGCAAGACAATTACGACATACTGCCAATTACAATCATTCCAAACTGCTCCCAAAGTTGGCTTCTGCCACAGAGGAGCCTGTCACATTAAGAATATATGAACATCACTGCACATTATTGTCTCAACCCAAACGTTTAGTTGTACACTTGGGAGATTCCATGAATTCAATAACAGAGGTTtatgattaaaaatatttccGCTTGTCTGActgatgtgtttttatattgtgCATACCTTATCAATTTCTGCAAATTCAATTCGCTCTTCAAGTGTGCAGCTCCTTCCAATAGGGGAGATGTTGAGCATTCCATTACGAAACTCAATAAATGTGCCCCTGTTGGTAGAAATAAATATTGCTGTAAAACACTATTTGATCTAAAATATAAAGAATTAAGCTCATCTGGTCATTAGCGTTATCCACAAGATAAGCGGTAACGTGAGTGTGACTGTCTTAATGGCCCGTAAAATATGAAGAGAAGCGAGGACCAAAATTCATATCACTTTAGTCCATGACGATAAGAGTTTGTATTCTGTGTTCTCACTTGACAGCAAAGCTGAATGAAAGCAGGTGTCTCACCGTTTCTTGGGCAGTTTAATCAGACCCATGTATCTAAGACAGAAGTTAATAAGATCTTGCAGCAGTTCTTCACCCAACTGGTTCTGGATTGCCTTTAAAACAGCAGAGAAGAGAAAATGCCAGGGTTAATCCATTGTTTAACATGGTAAAACattgtgaattaaaaaaaaaaaaaacctttacacCATTGTAGCAGCATGCAGAGGTATGACCACCATTTGGAATGTTCCTAAGAAATATTCTTATGCTTTCATGATGAAAACACGTAAAATAGTACTTTTTACTGTTTACTTTTAGGTTACATGCATGGTTTTTCATTTTCCCTAATGCTGAAAAAGAAATATGTTAATAATtgaatggaaattaaataattaaaagtcaCAGCAGTGTCTGTGAAGATTCACAGCAGCATACTTCCATATGCTGCCAACATATTAAGCTGTTAGCTAGCTGTCTGGCACTGAAGAATAAGACTGGTTGCAAACTAACAACATTATCTTTGATAAGGAATGATCATTAATGGTGGAATAATAACACATTGCTCAGTGCTTCATAAAGATAAAAATTCACGCTTACGCAATCCAAAAAAGAATGATGCAAGAATCTGACTGCAGGGTCTGGATTATGTGTGATACAGATGATTCAAAACCAGTTGATTAGagagtgtgtatttgtttaccTGTAGAGGACCAAATGGTTTTCTCATATTTTACACCCCCATACCCAactcatgtacacacacacactcacagaaagTTCAGCTCACCTGTTTGGACAACAGTTTGCCATCCTTATATTGCACCGTGCCGTTTTCAGCAAACACATAGTCAAACTTCTGTATAACtatggaaagagagagtgtgtcaaGCAACTGAATGTAAATCTATTCTCGTCGCTATGAATGCATTTAGAATTAATCACTTATTTGCCATTAATAAACACAGAAGAATAAACCTCAGAAAGGTCCACTAATTATTAACCCTATGATACCAAACTCAATCACGTagttttacactgtttgttAGAGGGACATATTTTATAGGATTTCAATTTTTTCACTTCCTGCtccaggagactgtctgt encodes:
- the LOC136700476 gene encoding phosphomannomutase 1, with protein sequence MDKKARNILCLFDVDGTLTPPREKIDPQLDVFFQSLRSKVKIGVVGGSDYSKIAEQLGDGDEVIQKFDYVFAENGTVQYKDGKLLSKQAIQNQLGEELLQDLINFCLRYMGLIKLPKKRGTFIEFRNGMLNISPIGRSCTLEERIEFAEIDKKEKIREKFVAALQKEFAGKGLRFTRGGLISFDIFPEGWDKRLCLEVLEGEGLDTIYFFGNETSLGGNDYEIFEDPRTIGFTVYSPEDTARLCRELFFKTPPNEA